The Polypterus senegalus isolate Bchr_013 chromosome 10, ASM1683550v1, whole genome shotgun sequence genomic interval TTGACTctcatatggattttttttttttgttggaacgTGCATTCCAGCTGAAATCAACCTTTGGAGAAGGTTTGGGTAAGGGCTGGAATGTGAAATCTCATGTATTACAGTATAGCATCCTCACATTGTTATAGAAGATCACCAGTGTGGTAATCCTTTAAAAGGAATGTCCTTCTGTTGTTAACCTCCCCTGAttttagtgatggctgagaatttttttttaaaatctctaaTCAGCAGGATAGTTACTGAACAGGGACCTTTTCACTAAATTCATCTTTGATTTCCATGGAAGCTTCCAAAACTACTTCTTTTTACTCCCTACGCCATCTCACTACAAATGATGTAAGGTAAGCAACaggtaaaaaaatattatatacggTATGTGTAATTTAtgggtggagttttcctttaaggCCAATATTATGTTGGGATTACAGGGACACAAGGAGCCAGTTGGCTCTAGTCTTCTGTCCTTGACCCCAAAAAAAGCCAAgcctctgacctggaagtgacacCAAAAGTGGTCATGGGTGGGGGGATTAAAAATCCCTTACAGATGAAGGAACATTGAGCTGGGAGTTGTGAGGAAAGACAGAAAAGGGTTTATATGGATACAGAAAGAGAATCCAGAATATAGACAAGAGGTGAGATAGAGGTATGTTTTAGTGTTTTTGAGGTTTAAGTTCCACAAGCACGTTATCTGATACGGAGGGATCAAGGGCGTTAAAAAGTGCCAGGACAGCCAGTGGGtttattgtttttccttttctgtttgatAGTTGGAGTTCTTCCTTATTCTCTCCTTATAGTACCATAttagatatttatttaataaaacaccttTATTTAACTCACTTTTGGTCTTCTATAAGTCATTAGGTGGCAGCTTGTGAATGCCCATTCCAGTCTACAAAGCAAATGAAGAGGACATCAGCGCTGTTTGATTTTTCTATTATATTGCACTCTGCTCCCAATGCTTAATATCCTGTAAATTCATACACTATTTATTTTTGCCTTGTTATGTTAGCAGACTAAGAATCACAgcaattttgtgtttttggtcAGCATAATTAATGTTAAACATTATAAAATTTCCTTTCTCATTTTGATAAAATACCTGTGCACTTTTGCAAAGCACCAAAATATGAACCAACATATTTCATTTACAGGGAATATCATATCCAGAAATGCTAAAGTAGGAAACAAACAAGTTAAAACTCTTTCCACTAGCTGAagtaaataaaacagtacagGTTTCCAAGTGCAAACTTTTAATTTCCTTCCTCTGTTTCAGCCAACCATTCTGAGGTAAGTGGTAGTAGCTAAGACAGGGGTTTGGTAAATTTAGATTTGGACAGTATATGTGTTTTCAACAATGCAAATCTATTGTGTCACGTGGGTAATTGAACAGTAAAACAAGTTACAAAGAGGATTGTTTACATCTGGTCAACTGAAAGTGGACACTCTCTCTTCTATTACTACTGATTCTGGTGGTGGATGTATCTGGTTCAGGGTGCATGCATCACGAGTTCAGGGAAGTGTGGCCATCAGATAAAACAACTCTGTTTATGACTTGCAGTACCTTTATAGTCCAAACAAGGCCAACTGAAGTCAGTGAAGTATGTTCTGCTGGACTTCTGTCCAGTGACAATGTCttctttgaaacatttttaacTAGCGGGTGAAAAATGTTCTGCTGACGTTCTGGCTGCTGACAATGTTTTCTCTGAAGCATTTTTGGCTGCAGTGGTGACATAACATTTTGAAGCTGATCACCTTTGCAGCAGATGATCAGAAATGTGTACTTGGATCCATTGGGTGTATCTCAAGTGATCAGACTTCAGTATTGTAGGAGGCTTTAGTATTGAATTGGAAAGTCAGCAGAGTAGTGTATACTGTTCACtcttcatttttcaaaatacaaaGTCACATAGTCTAGAAGCAGAACGTTCCAACTCAATTAATAGTAGAAACTTAGTTTGTGGCCATAATGCTATCTGCAGTGGCCTGCCTCATGAACCTGAGGTTGATTTGCAGTCACGGTGTTCCTTCTCAAGTTTTTCACGCAACTTCCGGAAAGATGGTCGTTTACTTGGGTCGGACTCCCAGCAGGACCTCATCAGAGTATAGATTACAGGGGGACAGTCATCCGGAGCTTCCATGCGGTAACCCTGCTCAACTTTCTCCTTAACATCTTTTAGAGCCTGTAAGAAGAAGACATGACTAAGCTGCATACAGAAACTGAATGTTATTAAGAAGACAATCTAATGATGAGAAGGTGTCACCTGGCCTTAAAATAAACACTCCCAACTGAATACAAACATGGAGCATACTCATGGCAagatgtaaaatgtttttgctaAGATTATATTGATCACCAGTAAGCAGACCACAGTGTGCTGCTGGCTGACCTGTGCGATAAACATCATTATTTAGTGGCATGATTTAGTGTTTGTAGGCGAAACACTAGTAATTTAGTGTTTGCAACTTTGGTTGACAAAGGGACATAACATCTTGTAGCATGATGTCAGCAAACTCCTGCTGCAGGAATAGTAGCATATCTTTATTCGTGACACAGTGCCTATATACAGTAGGTCATCACACTTACCATCTTGGGATATGGTTGCCTACCATAAGAGTAAATCTCCCAGAGAAGGATACCATAGCTCCAGACATCTGAGCGGGTTGAaaatttctgcaaaataaattaaagaaaagaacgGAAACCACTCAGACATTTTCTATTTTACTGCCCTATACAGTGTATGTCAAGTGACATGCTGATTCTCAGATATTGGATTACTAATAGCAGGTCTGCTTCCCTTTGATTTTAGCAGGCCTGATGTTGGGAGTCTTCACAGAGGCAGAGGCTTAAATGCATAGCATGAATGGAGATAGCCAGTGCTTTCTGGTTTGGGGTGGAGCGAGTAAAGAGAGAAGCTAATAGCTggcttaaagaaaatgaaaaggtgtTATAGCTTGGCACTTCAAAGGAGGAATAAAACCTTAATCCATCAGGAGTGCAATTGGGCCAGACTCTGCTTCCGCTGTTGCCAATTAAACTTGACACGCCTATTAAGTCTCACAAATAAGCTATGAGCCCACTAACCTCTTTCTTGAGAGCCTCTGGGGCTGTCCACTTGATAGGAAGCTTGGCATTGTCTGTGCTTTTAGGTTCTGCCTTGGCCAAACCAAAGTCACTGATTTTGGCTGTGTTCTCACTGGAGATCAAGATGTTACGAGCTGCCAAATCTCGATGCACAAGTTTTTTGGACTCCAAATACTCCATCCCTTCACAAACATCTCTATTCATTGGAACACAGAAGcagtgcaggcccaaaacatttaGTGAATTAGAAATGTATGGAAAGACAAGTATAAACAGGATATCGGTACAAAATAAGTATATGcacatgaacagaaatacatcaAAACACATCCTCATATCTCCTAAAGTCCAGACTTGACACACATACTTGAAAAAGAGCAATGCTGGAGTGGCTAAATCCCAATGTGCTGTCATCTAAATTATCAGAAGAGACCCACAAATCACACTGAAGACAGTGGATATAGGACTGTTTGTTAGGAAGCTGAGACTAAATATGGAAAGCAATGAGAATGAATTTGTGGAGGTACTTAAAAATAACATACAttctcttaataaaaaaaaacaataagattCTCACAGTGAAAAGCGCAGCAATTGTTTAACATCCACAACAGAGCGCCCTCTTGATCTCAGATAGTTCACTAGGTTACCCTGAAAGAGACAGAGCAGCTTGATGTCAATTTCCACTGGTCTATATCTGAAGTCAGTTGGTTGGACCCTTTACACCACTTGCTACTGCTAGTATCTCATCCTCAATATTATTTTTGAGTACAGAAGCCTACCTTGGCCATTAATTCAGTGACGATGTGAAGTCCATTGTGCAAGATGACCCCCAGTAGCTGCACAAGATTCTTGTGTTGCAGCTTTCTGTAACAGAGATACTTAAATGAGCAGTGTCAATACGAGTCCAGAACAAGAACATCTGAAAGGGTCACCAGTACTAGAAATGATCACAGTACCAAATAGCTGAGCTCTGCTTTTGACATGATGTATATCCTGCAACAAATCAAACTGAATTCTGTCCAACAACCTTGATGTACTTACGTCATGACAACAGTCTCTTCTAGAAAAGCCTGGGCTGTGACATCACACTTGATGTTTTTCACTGCCACCTTTTTGCCCATATATTCACCTTCATATACAGCTGTGGGACAAGAAATTACAGAACAGAATGAGCAGAGGTACTCCATTTAAGGAATGTAACAAGCAACTGAGGTCACACCCCCACCTATTGGTAAAAACAAGGCACTGAATGTCTGCAAGTTCTGATAGTCTTGCAGGCCAAGGTAAGTCAGCATAAATCTAATGCAGGAGGTGGATGTCTTTCTCTTTGGTTCAGTTCATCTTTTTATATCAAGCCAATCACATTTTCTATCTGGTTTATCTTGTTACAGTATGCCATCCTTCCTCTCTTACTCACCCCCAAACTCTCCCTCTCCGATACTGTTACCTAAGATCAATTTCTCCATGTCCAGCAGCCAGCCAGCTGTGGGAAGATGTGAacagaagaatgaaaaaaaaaatcaaactgtacTGAAAAGCGTTATTTAGATTTGACTTGTATGCTCCAGCTCACTTACCTTTAGAGAGCTGCTCAGCAGCTGACTTTGTACCTTCTTTTTGCTTGGGCTTTAATAAAATGGTAGCAATTGAACCCTTGTTCTTCATGTAGAACTGGTAAAACAAGAGACACCCAAGTAAAATGTCAACTCATCTCACACACACTTTAACTGAAAGGAATCATTATCCTAATTGCTGCTTCATTACATTACAGCGCAAGACAAAATGAACATCATTATTTATGAATTAGCACAGTGGTCAAAGGGTGAATACCTCAATCATATCTATCAAGTTGTAGAAATACTCTGCATTATCAATGGTCAGCTTATTATCCTTATACATGACTCTGTAGTGGATGATCTCATTCTGAAAGCTCACACACAGCACATAGTCTCCGGGGTGGCGAATGGACTCCCGCACAAGGAAGAGACCATCTTCAGGGGGACGCAGCTTCTGCACAGCCACAGGACCTGAGATCTTCCCATGGAACCACCTGCAGAAAGGTTGACACAACTCCTCAGTTTAGACAGAAGACTGCCTCCATGACTCAGTGATGCCAGCAGGGTCAAAAACCTTCACTGAAGGTAGAAATATGGGGGTGGGTGGGTGTCATACATGGCTGGTGTATTAGATGAGGTCATTTAAAGCAGCTATTTGAGTGATCACTCAAAAAACTTTATTAGTCAGAATAGAAACtttaggaaagaaagaaagaaatagtaTGGGCTGGAAACTTGGTTTAGACTACTTACGGCATAAGGCTGAGATTGGGGTCCACTCGGATGGCTTCTCTCTCCCGCACGCTGCTAGCAGAGATGAGTCCTTCTTCGCCACTCTGGTTGTGTTGTGCTATATAGAATCCCTTAGTCTGAACCAGAAAGCACATTTTCATTACCTTTCACAAAATGCAGATAACTGCTTTCCCTTAAACAATCATTATTGCCACATGCTCACCTGGCTGACCTCCATAATGGTCACAAAGTCACCTTTGCGGTAGGCCAACTCACCAGGCTTGGGCTTAGTGTGGTCACTCTTAGCAACACACTGAGTACCAGGAACCCAGCTTTTCTAAAAGGAGAACATGAAGAAAGGTTATAAGGTGTACTACAACAAAGATGCACTAATAACAAGATTGGTGGACCTCAACTGCTTTGTGTATTGACCAGATGTTTCCTTTAAATGACTAACTGGATGATCACTATTTCTTGTATGAATCtcttttttaaacaacttttggAAAGTATTTGTTACCCATCCTCTATTTGGAAAGGCATCTTATCAGCAATTAGATGTTCACTGTGTGAAATTCTACATGTAGGCCTCAGCCTGTTTTGACCCTCAATTGtattaaaaagaatttaaagtgtatgtatttatgtatgcagAGTCTTTTATCAGATATGAGTGCCTTGCTGCTTTTATTGTGGGAAATGATTGcacaaaaataatcatttaataaGGCAGGGCATAAATTTAATTTGTGGTACAAATGGTACAAGACTTGTGGTATTGTCTTGGTCAGAGTTTTTGCACTACCATACAGGTTGTTAACATTAGCACCACAGATTTCTTTGCATTCGCTGCACTGCCTAAATTTTCCATCACATGGTGCACTCAGACACAGCCTTAAaataacatcttttttctttctacactttttttttaatggtgtctTATCTCTATTTCCTCTTCCCATATTATGAGAGTTTTCAGCCACATATGTAATAGTGAATATGAGATACACAAACTCTCACAAAAATAAGAAGAACTGAAAGCTTTCACATGCTGTAGTTTGTCTACAGAGCTTTTAGGAAGTCAGTGAAACTTAGACTCATCTCACTGATGGAATCCATTGTGAAAAGCCAAAGTTCTTGAAAGTCACTATTACAAATTGACAAGTCACTTTTAAAAACATATCTTTCAATCATAATCGTTAAAGAATATCAAATCAAACAGAATATAATGTGTACTTTTATTCCCTTGTTTATTTGATAATTATTACAGCTTATCTCTAATAAACCTTGCCCTTTAAATACAATAGAATAAATCTGCTGAATATAGTGTAAACTCCAGTTCTGCATTTTCAGTTATTactcctgtcacacacgtgcgagtaggaggcaatCAACATGtccagaggtgagtgaatggcTACAAGGTGGGGGGTGGTATGATGGtgctaatgcctctctttctgaccctacggaactaaagaagaaaaataatcatttcatACCCACAACAACCAATATTTCAAACAGTTCACCATACACTCCAGaccccaccatgatgacgtcgcTTCTGGCTCCACCATGATGACGTAACTTCTGGCTCCACCATGATGACGTAACTTCTGgctccaccatgatgacgtcacatTCCGGCTCCACCATGATGATGTAACTTCTGACTCCTGCGGATGACGTCACCTCCTGCTTCCGTCATTTCCGTCATCTTATAAAAACTGACTGAATGAAATAATTGATGTCGAATGTctgataataattctttatttatcaaCTTGACCGGAAGAAAACATTATATGGGgccaatccccaaacctttatatttgtcTTGTGACTTATTATAATATATCACACTTGGTTTTTAAcgtttatttgtttatgttaacCTGAACTGTGTTTCTGTGCTCCAGTGCTGACAGGATAGTCTCTAGCTTGCTCACAGACCAGAATTCGATTAAGCAAGTtggaaaatgttacattattttatattataggaGGCAAGAAGCAGGCTTAGTGTGAGGTGTGGCATAATTAATTGgtaattgaatattttttcacCAGGAatgtctttttcattatttctgcactcaaatatcatttttttatcGTTTCTTAAATTCTTAACTTACTTTTGGCTAGTTTTATTGTGATAAAATGTTCAGTGAAAAGTTAAAGTTGGGACTACAGAACTGTATATAGGGCCCtgtaaaacaacagaataaaagaaCAGGAAAACAGGCTGACAATGTCAACATGTGTCTTATGCCAGTGCTGATAATAGGCACTTCCATGCACAGATAATGCCTTATATTTATGCAGTATATCCCCAGCTAAGGAAGAAGCAGGATGTGCCAGACCAGGCAGAGAGAGAGGGTGGGAGAGACACACTAGACAGAAGCATGTTGTGCTTTCCCATGATATCAGAGAAGAGGTGACCCTGCCACTGGTAGGGATGCTTGGCCCTTACCAAAATGAGAATATTCTAAATTGGGGCTGACAAAGGGCATATAGCGTCAATTTAGAATATTTCTCATTATGCTGTACCCTTAGCAGAACAGATAGTGTAGTTGCAGTCATGGAGATGTGGAACTTTTAGGCTTATTCAGCAACTCAGAAATACATGTTGCTGAAGCAAGTGCAGCATCTCCCGTGATCCCAGAAGTGAGCGTAAGGTGGGGTTGAAAGGTGCCTCAAGCTCACAGATTTAAAAACTGTGGAGTCAGGAGTTGGAAAGAACAAATGTGCAGCTAGAGAGTTGCAGAGAGAAACAAAAAGACAGAAGATGAAGTGGGTGGGCAAGTGGACAAGTTATGCTATTCCATTAGACATGTCCAGCACATATGCAGCATTCCCACAGAGGCTgcagtttttgttgttttcttattattttgtactttgcttGGCACCTTGCCTTTCCCCtcctttttgtgtttatgttttgtaCAAGGATGCTTACAAGAGTGACCCTTCGCGGTCCATACACATGCTTCCTCCAAATTACAAGCAACtgatttactaaaaatgtgcgtATATGAAGAAATGTAATACCCTTTTTCGCtgtacaaaccaaaaaaaaagcatttttctaTTATGGTGATCAAGTTTGGAGCAATTTGAGATATACACCACTGGTGCTAACACCCAAttgttttcactttcattctAAGTGCTCCAGGCTACAACTTGTTGCAGGTTGTTAATATTGGAGGCAGTCATTCTTATAGCCAAGACTGTGTGTTCAAAACTGTTCTTGTGGCAGCTTGCCTAACAGGATAGAGCTGGAAATACAGGCTGCAACAAGGTGTACTTGTGCAATCACTCGCTATGGGCTCACACAACTTGTGTACCTCACATGCCTTATTACGATATCTTGAGAATCATGCTCACAGATCATAAAATAGTTGGAAAAGCCCAGACATATCGAAGGacatttcttttgaattatttgatTAAGCATAGGTAAACAGCTTTATTAAACTATATTTAATGAAGGACAATGTCTTATTAGGGTTTGTTCTGATTACTAATGTTGTCATTATGCTAATTCTGTCAATTTTAAGAAAGGTACTGTTACTTAAACAAGAATAGAAGAAATTTTTGGGACCAGAAAatatgttttccatttaaataatGGCAATTGTGCAAGTGTGCATTATGAAAATTCATcttataaagaattattaatctATTACTGGAAAAACCAGAGCAAATAAGTATTAAACATACCTACTGTAAATCAGAAATTCAACTTgaaattgtatatttaattttaaattacactTTAGTGGTTTCTTTGGATGAGAGGAAACATCAGGCGCTATATAGGAATAAACATATCATCTGCTCCCGTGATACAGACCAGTTTAACATTCCCATTCAGACctatatgcacatttacaagatatggaagaaaaaccTGAGTGCCCAGAGAAAACCCCACAAAGACAAATAAGAGAACGTACAATCGGACTGGCTTTTGAACTCAGGATACTGGAGCTATAACTTTACTATTTTGCCACCCTTGCTCAGATCTTGATAACATTGTCTTGATTCCATTTCACATCATGATTGAACAATATGCAATAAATGAAGTACGCTCTGAAATTTCTATAAAATACCATATATTTTATAGGAAGAAGAATTTTTTAGGCACagttttacaatatgtatattttaCCTGTGACTGTGCCTGTGCAAAATGTAACATTACTTGGTATCATTCTGTagaaaaacacttcatgatgTGGGCTAGTGTGCTTTATAATTTGGGCTTCCTCACCTGACTAATATGCCAAAAGAATTCCCCTAGTGCTCATATTCATCAAATGCATCAGAGTAGGAAAAGAGTGCTAACTAGCTCAAAAATCTCAACACACGCAGATTTAGTCCTCCTCTTAAGAGTAGGAGTAAAAGTCTTTTATTGGTTTTCCTAATTTCTGAAACTACTCCTAACTTGACTAGGATTCAGCAGAGCTCGCGAGCTGTCCAGAGTCACTAGGAGCTGACAGATGAAAGTGaaaggctgaatgttttggaaGCACTAGACAATGATGAACTTGCAGTAAAATATAGATCTTATAGAGAtagaataatatttgtaacaatgTGTATGATTGATCAGTCTAAGTGGAGAAGCCATGAGCTGTCGgatgaaatgaaagtgttggtaatgTTATGTTGTTTGGCCATAGGGAAAATGCCCCTTGGTAATTTGGATATGTCGCAACCAACCCCTTCTTGAATTTTACACCAAAGTTTGAATGCTCTTACAACACATGAGGTaatacacagatttatacatGCCCCATTATCCATGTTGGCTAATTTTAAAGCAATGTTATATTCATGCAAATCAGCagacataaagatcattgccccaaATGTGGAGGAGCATGCAAATGTGAATTGCAAACAATATCACCACATCAAATCACAGGTGCATAAGAATacaaactgtactgtatattacccTAAAGATAAGAGGGGCAGGATGGGTGGCTGATAGCAAAATGTCACACGGGCATGCTGGGTTCTGCATTCTGTGAACCCATGGAATATTTGCATTACTCTTTACAAGCCCGAGAAGGTTCAAGAAGCTAGGCAGAGACCTCCAGGACGAGAGATGAATAGAGCCTCACATAAGGTAAAGGCTGACCTTGATGAGGTACACGGGGTCTGGAAGAGAAACAATAGAATGTGACTTCAGAAGAACACTA includes:
- the matk gene encoding megakaryocyte-associated tyrosine-protein kinase encodes the protein MSMKSWVPGTQCVAKSDHTKPKPGELAYRKGDFVTIMEVSQTKGFYIAQHNQSGEEGLISASSVREREAIRVDPNLSLMPWFHGKISGPVAVQKLRPPEDGLFLVRESIRHPGDYVLCVSFQNEIIHYRVMYKDNKLTIDNAEYFYNLIDMIEFYMKNKGSIATILLKPKQKEGTKSAAEQLSKAGWLLDMEKLILGNSIGEGEFGAVYEGEYMGKKVAVKNIKCDVTAQAFLEETVVMTKLQHKNLVQLLGVILHNGLHIVTELMAKGNLVNYLRSRGRSVVDVKQLLRFSLDVCEGMEYLESKKLVHRDLAARNILISSENTAKISDFGLAKAEPKSTDNAKLPIKWTAPEALKKEKFSTRSDVWSYGILLWEIYSYGRQPYPKMALKDVKEKVEQGYRMEAPDDCPPVIYTLMRSCWESDPSKRPSFRKLREKLEKEHRDCKSTSGS